Within Spinacia oleracea cultivar Varoflay chromosome 4, BTI_SOV_V1, whole genome shotgun sequence, the genomic segment ACTCGATTAACATCAAATTATACCCCAAACTTCAATTCAGTTATGTGAAAATCACGTGAATACAACAAAGTGTACCAAATGAAACTTGATTAGCATCTAATTAAACCCCCGAACATCAATTCAGTTCTATGAAAATCAGGCGAATACAAATTAAGGATGTATTAATTACCGCGCAACCGTATTTGAAGAAAACACCAAGAGGAGGCAGAAGGATGGCTAAAATAATGTCTATGAAAGTTGCTGCACccattttttttgtgttttgcaAGATTTGATTTTTGACTTCAAGTATTGTGTAAACTGTAAAGTGATGCTCTGTATTTCAATTTCTATAGAACCGTTGTTATATATAGGGGAAAAAACCAATCAAAGGCAACGAACACAAAGTGTCAACAGGTGATTTGGTGACGTGGCCTTAACGCTGTTAAGTAAAGTAGGTATAACcgttattttgatttttgaacagATCAGTTTTTTTCTCCAAGGtggcagttttttttttttttgggtttagaTACCGACATACGGTTGTTCAAAATATCTACACATAGTCCCATACAAATAAAGATTGAAAATATATCTCTAGTGCATTCTTAATAGAGGTGATAAAAAGTCGGGTTGGGCCGAACTGCTTAAAAGAAACCCGTGAAATTGTGACGGGCTTTAGTTTACGAATGTACTTTCGGGTTTTCCCAACCCGCATGGTTTTCAAGCCGACTTGAATCGGGCCATCGATAATGAACTCAAATATCTCATAAACATAAATATCTCAAATTTATGTTTCGTTTGCAAGAAAATTAAGGTTCTTTTCTTATAAACTAATATTATTAAAATTGATTTGAACTAATATTTCATGAACTACTTGAGttgtaatttatattattttaaattatctaaacttattttatttgaacatttatcaccACTTGAACTTATTTGGACTCATGTCTTGTGTTCTTGTAACTTTTGTGAGGTAAAAGTCGCGGGGATttcattaaattaaataaagttcCGTCAAATTTATGAGTCTCTGAGGGTCTTGTTATTGTcaccttatttctttaatttggagaaaatttagtttatacttcctctattcttatttatatgacacaattgggTTATGTATACTATTCATACAAGGTCTTTTGGCTTcgttttgtaatttatatttatattggGTTATGTACactagattcgtctcaataaataatttttaaatatcaactttatatttttttcttatccataattgaagataatggtgtttaaaattatgcattggtaaatgtgcctaaataattgtctcatttaaaaaagacggcaacttttgtgtaagaccgccttaccggaaagaccactttggttgcttaactaattggtttaatttcttaactaattggttacattgcttaattaACTTATATGATGTCAATGTAGTCTTTtgcgtaagaccgccttatagaaaagtttatataaaaaagaacggaggaagtattttatAATAGATAAATGCAAGAAAAATAAGAGCTCTCAACTTTGATttacaactaaaataaatttattaagtTAGAACTAAATTCATATAATTAAGTTCAAATCGGTGAATAGAATATGACAAGCTTATTTAGACGATCCCGTCGAGGTACCCATGAGGTTGGCATGAGAggcccttaaccaaggtctcgggttcgagccttgaaAATGGAAGAAATCTCATACTGAGAGGGATGCTGCCcgtcgaggtacccatgcaaactctcgcgggagattagtccaccCGTCAaaagcggtgggaactcctcgtggtaaaaccaaaaaaatctaGACGATCCCGTTGTCGCAATACTAACAATACCATTAATGGATTATAAGATGCGAACAATTTATGCACAAGCAACACAAAATGAGATACATCACGGGTTTACCTACCTCTAAGTTCATTACGGGTAGACATTCAATTAGTGTAGGATTGTACTTAAACAATACGTTAACAAATAAAATTGAGTACAAATCATGAAatcataattataatttaacaCAATGAAACTTGATTAATAactacgaaaatgataaaggtcgcaacatgcgacctttaagccgtgtcacgatgatgacatggcatgcgtatgtgtcatgatttaaattagaaattaaaatatttaaacttatattatctattatacatgttataaaaaaaggtaggaaaatcttaatattctaatttgtttccttattcatatcgactaccttatttacatattttcatagtagaaatattgcattgatagtaaaaatattataatgactatatcctacgtggcgcctatatgtaccaattaaactgcgacacgtaagattgcgacaactaaacgttgtcgcaacttgcgacctttatcatcgtcCAACTAACTAATTGCATCCTATGAGCGGATTAAaccaataacaacaacaacaacaacaacaattcagTATATGAAAATCAGGCGAATATAACACAGTGTAATAAATTAGGGATATTATACCTGACAGCTATATTTCAAGAAAACACCAAGAGGAGGCAGAAGGATTGCTAATATGATTTCTAACAAAGTTGCTGCACCCATTTTCTCttgtttggttttggttttggttttgcaAGATTTGAATTAGAAGATCGAATTCGAAAGAGTAAAAGAGAGTTAAAGTGTTGTTATATTGAGTGACACTCCGTATTTCATTTCGTTATCCCTATTACCGTTGATATATATAGGGGGAAATCCACTTGAAAGGTGACATAGGCCACGTGTCAATAGAATAATTTGCCACCTTGACTTAAGTGTCTAacgcagttaaagttaagtttgGGATGATGTCGGCTtctaaaacaaaaagaaactacGGAGTACTTCCGTAATATAACGGACATGTCCACAAAAATgagttttccttttttagtactccgtaggtaagaaaaataattcTAACACAAGAGTATTTATTTCAAATTAGATACTCCAGTTTAGTTAGGCAGGTCAACGCTGAAGTCACTTTTATGCACTACGTAATTTATGTCCTCTATTTTTATGTCACAATTCTCTATCAACTCCATCAACTTGTGCTAGTTAAAAAAGAATAAGGGTGAAATTAACAAATGAGTATGCTAACGCCTTATAACTTATAATTGGATATACTCTTAGATGATTAATTTAAATGCAAAGTGAACACGAAatcttcattttttttccctAGATATATCTAGAATGAGTCTATCTAACTAATGGTATTTTTTCACTCTTAGTTGACAATTAAAGCTAGTGAAGTAGAGGTGATCATAATTCAAGTCAGATCGGGCTTTAACATAATTATGACCAAGCTCATAAATTTGGGTCTGGTTTTGCGGGCCGTAATGGGATTTTTTGGGCCGGGTTTGAATTTTGGTCTAAAATGCATATTTTATGCTACCCAAACTCGCACTTTTTCGAATCTAGTCGGGTTAGTTGGACGGATTATAGTTAACCAGGTCTATAGTAAAGTAAGAAAAGAacaccattttttttatttatgtaaAGCAAATAATACCATTGGGTATTGTACGTTCGTATAACCAATATAAGATTATAAGTACACAACATGGAATTTTGTCACGGATTTACCTcgttcaaaattaattaattaacccgAGTAGATAGACATGAGTACATTACCAATATTGGGATACTCCCTTCATCCTTATTTTATTGAGGGCGGCGTGCCCCATATCAGAtatgttttttccaaaaatatatcACCCCATTAAACGACAAAATAGGAATAAGATAAGCATTAAAACAAATGCAATAGATGCCATCTTTCAAAAACAGATGTCATTTTTCAAAAATGGATgtcattttccaaaaaaaatgattttgtCATTTAGTGTTGCGTTTGTCTTTAGCCTATTTTGTCATTTAGTGGGGTGATATATTTCTGCAAAAATATATTTGAGATGGATTTATCCTTCATCGTTATTTTATTTGCTACGTAGCACAATTATTAAGGAGATTGAAATAGAGAAACAAAAGTGTGGGGTCGGGCTGAGGCCCGAAAGTAGGGACGAACAATAGTGAAAAAGTAGAGCGATGTTTGTTGTCAAGCTAGCTGCTCCGATCTTTTGAACCTCAAGTCTATGAGAGTGGAGTCTTGTATCCATCTTCTGATTTTTTCTATTCCAAAAATATCTATGTTTAAGAAAACAACGAAAAAAATATCCATAAAATGTTACCTTCACTATTTGACAAATTTGTAATGAGTACGAAGTATCACCAAACATAAACACATGCTCTACTTATTTTGTTAAAATTGCCAGAATAAGAAATGGGCTCGGGTAACTTAATAACTTCGAAAATTTGGAGACCTTGTTCTTTAAAAAAGTTACAATTTGTTTTTCGGTAAaagcggaaaaaaaaaaaaaaaacatatctgGTATGGAGGTTCTGTTCTTCAAAATacaatttattttaaagtaaaaaataaaaatgtagaCGGACTCGATTCCATGACCTATGGAGTAATTAGAGAAGGTTGTACCACTGATCCAAAGACAATTAATTGTCTTCTCCCTATGCGATTTACTATATAATTAACCAATAATTGGGTTGCGTGAGTTACCAcagatttttttttccggtCCCAAAATGTGTTGGAGGTCCTAATGGACCACCTTAATTATAGCCGACCCTGAAGAAGGATTGGAGGTCGAAAGCTTACAAGTTGATATTTCTCTTATCTTTATTCAATATGTCGGATACGTATATGGGTAACAAGTGAGTTTCAAAGACAATTGCAATGTTTGGATTTTCACAAGAGTTGAATACTACAAGCATACATGATGCAACTGGTGTAGGGTGCAATGTTCGGACTTTCAAAGAGTTGCATAGTGCGAGCATACATGTTGTAACTTGTAACTGATATACGTAGTAGGATGTAACATTTGTCTTTCACAAGAATTGCATACTGCGAGAATACATGATGCAACTGGTGTAGGGTGTAACACTTGGACTTTCACAAGAGTTGCATATTGCAAGCGTATATAATACAACTGGTGTAAGATGTAACGTTTTGACTTTCACGAGAGTTGCATACTGCAAGCATACATGCTGCAATAGGTATAGGGTGCACCCATTGCAGCAAGATGCCCGCATCAATCTTGTATTAGTGTATAAATTAGCTGGAGTATCTTGCAAAAGCTAGCAAAGTAGCAAGTGATTAATTATGCGCCTGATGACTTATGAGATGCTTATTCTCCAACTCATTATGATCATCAATTTCAAACTTAGATTTAATGCTTTCATTATTCTAAGGGTTAAAGTGATGCTAACTTTAAATTTCTAAAAAGCAAAGCACCTCAAATCTTCATCTGCACATTACTATtaagtttttctttctttttgctaGCAACTATCCACTTAAtccgttcttttttagttgacacaattatttaggcacgtttatCAATGCACGActttaaacattaatatcttcagtTGTGGATAAGAAAGTtacaaaaatttgatatttaaaaaatatttattgagacgaatctaataaaaatCGGCATGATTGtcttttttcttaagtataaatcacaaaggAAAGTCAAATAagtttgtgtgaatagtgtccaaaatccaattataTCATGTAAGTAATACCAGAGGAATTAGATTATACGTACACATACATTGATACAACCAATAAAATAATGTATTTGGTACGAGCTAGAACGAGATGTACCTTTCCACTTCATATTTCCTCATTTAAGAAAACGATGAGGGAAAAATTATCATCATTATATGCATTGAGTTGGGTGTATCCGGGTATTAGATAAACGTTAACTATGAGATTTTAAACCTAATCTCCTAGCCGACTTGATTCAATTCAATCCAAAACCGgccaaaattataaaattaattcgGTATTTTCTTGTTTTGGACAGAAAAAATTTAATGTCGTACTTCCCCAAATTATTTTCTTTGTACCCCCCATTTTAAAGGTAGTTTAAGTGTGTAACATGGCGATATTTGTGCAGTGGGGTTGTTTTCGACTTTTTGAATGTGTCAAATAATTTGTGGCAATTGACACCTGTGACGTGTTCAAGTATTTAAGCAAAGGTTGCGTAAAAAGAAATGAATGAGATTAATTCAGCTCCGACTGATTAATAAATTAactcctccgtttctttttgtttgttacatttggattttgcacgtttattaacgtataataaatatactttttcttttttattttaaatgctttagattccatcatttatattaaaaaaatacccaagTAAAACTTCAATCCATTAATCATTACAACAATCAATaagattattttatttatcaaaatgaaccaataatggaaaagcacacagattgctaacttaacatacttagaaaattataaaaaatctaatgagttgaaaaataggaccaattaaaattaaaagttggcacaaaaaataacagtataataagtttataaagggAAAGACTCTCTCACGTAACAAACATtatgaaacaccctaaaagaaatacgtaacaaacaaaaagaaacggaggctAGGGAGTACTAACTACTGTTATCCATGTCTGTCACATCAACCTTAATTATGTACTAATCATACTCGTACTTAACtacgtaactttttttttttaactacgTAACTTAATTATGTATTAATAGGTGAAAAGTCGATAAGAATGAAAaccattttcttttttaagtgATAGTTAACCACACGTACATATCCGTTGGTAACGTGCTACACTTTAGTTTTCTCTTTTAAAAGTGCTGTCTAATTAATCAAATATGAAATAATCATCAAATTAATCCCACATAAATCACACATTCACACATAGTATTATAAGTAGACAAGTATTAGTAGCCAATAGTAATTAGGTGAAGCAAATAATGGTATGTCATTGTCGCCCCACTTTGTACAAATGAACAAATCGTTTAtttctaatttaattagatattgACAAAGAGTGTGTTCGATCGTGGCGTTTTAGGTAACGGGTAGTATTTTTACTTATTCAAAATGCtaattatatataaaatttaCGAGTGTTTAATTTGATAAAGCCCGGTGCAGATAACGATTAGCAGTAGAGACAAATATAGTAGTATATGTTAGCGTTTAAAGGTAGCGgataatgttgagaaaattataaacaatatatatacatacggagtatatgtCTTTTATTGTGTTTACAATCTCGAAGTCTCAACCACTACTTGTACCATATACATTATTAATACTAGCTAGTTATCCGCTACATTGACATCTAAGCGCGTTAATTGCTACTAGTTCATTCCTAGCTACTCACTACGTATACATTACCGCTAATTAAAAGTTACCGACCCGCTATTGTTAATTTTGCCGAACATGCCCAATGCTAGCTACTACTTTCGTTCATTTTCATGTTTGAGCAAAAAGTATCATTATATTGGTTGTATCTTGCAAGTATAAGGTACAATGGATTATACCATCCAATTTGTTTAAGGTACAACCGGTTAAACCATGCATGAATATATGCTCCTATACTTGCTCCATTTTGTAGCCAGCTAGGTTTATCTATCAATGTTTTAGTAGCTAgttagtactccctctgtcccttaatactcgtaccagcttgaccggtgcggagtttaagacacttgaattgacttattaatttaatgggtgttagttgataatggagtatttttttaatatagttagttaaAAATGTTTAAGCGGTGGTGAGTGGTAAGTGGTGAGTGGggaggtgtgaatttttaaatgattttttatagggagtaggggtgtaaGTGAGTTAGTacgtaagtgtgagaaataatataatattgataaagatttccatttatagaagtggTACAAGTATTAAGGGTCGGTCCGAAAAGAAAAGTGGTGCGAGTATTAATGGACGGATGGAGTAGTTAGCTACTATAAAATGGTTtcaaacctctcctaaccaaacacccccaaCTGTATTTGAGATGACGCAAGTAGTAAGAAGTACGGACTGTACGAGCATTCGTACTACATAAGTTGTGTAACATTAATGCTCAAACTTAATTTGTAGTACAAGGGGAGCAAAGAACGTAGCGTAACGtatgcttttcaaaatacaactgGATCGGAAAGAGCTGCATGCCTGCATATGCAATTGTGCGCATCCATGGAGATATGCTTTCTTTCTAATTTAAGGTTGCGTTACATTAAAGTATCGTCACGTACGGGTTAGCGGGCTATACACTTTAGGTGAAAGGGAACGATAAAATGGAAATCTTCCCCAAAGTATCACTAATGGGAATTATATCCCTAAATTGAGGCTTGAAGGTTTAATCCTTTTCACTAGCTAGGTCAAATATGGTTTGGTCTATACTTCTATATAGCATGTTTTTGTGTAAGGTGAGATAAAGTGTCATATCGAATCAGAACCCTAAATATGTTGACGAGTTGGCCATTTTGAGATTGGGGAAATTATAAAGGGTAAGCCTCCCTCAAATTGCTCCAATAGGAATTGAACCCCAAACTTTTTGTTTGAAAGGCGAAATCATTTTCATTAGGCCAAGACATTAATGTGTTATATAAGATCGAATATATGAGTATATGACTCACGTACTACGGAGTATACAATATACACcattttttctcttctttttcttgAAAGAAAAAGTACACGAAAATTATGATATTCTTCTCTCAAAACTATAGTATAATTAGGGGAGGATACGAACAGAACTGTTTGTGAATGGCTCGGAATCGGTTCGATAAAAGTTCGGCTCGAGCTCGATTCGTTTGTAATGGTTAGATAACTAAACGAACCAAACTCAAACCCAATGGTGTTCGGCTCGAAAGCTCGTGCGTTCGTTAATTTAAGAATAGTAATGTATATTTATGAGATTTTTATGTATCGTTTTGTACCATTGTCTAAACTATCAATTGAATGACAATAGGGGATAAAATTTTACATAATATTATTATAATGTTAGATTaagaaaattaataataatattattgtacCTGTTGGTAGAATATGGTTTATCAGTATATTTATCGAGTCAAGGCTCGAAAAAGCTCGGAACTCGGTTCGAACTCGAAGAATTCTTATAAGCGTGACTCGATAAGAATTTTTAAGCTCGAGGTAAGTTTGAGCTCGAGTTCGAACTCGGGGAAATTTAACCAAACCAAGCCTAGCCATATTAGATTTCGGCTCGATTCGGCTCGTGTCTGACCCTAAATACAGCATACACCATTAATCATTGAGAACAGTTGTACAATAATTCGGAAAAACACACATGTTGCATACATGAATACGTTCGAACTTCCAAATTTTAAGGCAATGGAAATATGGAATACAGCATGACGATGATGTAGGAACATTAAATTCCACGCGAAAGAGTAAATACCGAAACCGGCCAAATTAAATCACATAATTTCATATTATTTTATTCCCAtcatttaatttttggaaataaTTGAAGTCCAAAATTGAAAGTAGTACAGCCAAAATTCTTTGAATACAAGCCTTTTCAAGTGTCAATTTTCAGTATAACATGGCGAAATATGTGGATTGCTTTTGACTTTATGAACATTTAGCTCTATACTATATTTGATGACGCGTTCTCTTCATCGGATGATATGTGGattgaacttatatgaacttattaaaaataattaaaccttGTTGAATCGGTAAGACCGAGTTAGTAATATAGTATAGAGGGTGAAATTCGACCTTAAAaattctagatctagagttttcatggtcgaatttgacctctaaatcTTCAAAATCTTGGATTTATGGTAaaattgttgatttttattttattttgttgatttttgtggTTCAAAAGTCGATTTTCTGTTGGTTGATTTTGTTcgaatttgttgatttttgggttgattttttgggttgatttttggTTGCTTTTTGGGTTCGAATTTAATGATTTTtggattgatttttggttgcttTTTGGGTTCGAATTTGTtcgattttttgttgaatttctgggttgaattcttgatttatttgtttgaatttctgggtttgaatttttgttcgaatttctgggttgaattttgtgttgatttttggattgatttttggattttttgggttcgaatttgttgattttttgggttgatttcttgaattttgttggtttttttgggttgattttctgggttgaatttctgggttgaattcttgatttttttgtttgaatttctgggtttgaatttttgttcgaatttctgggttgaattttgtgttgatttttggattgatttttggattttttgggttcgaatttgttgattttttgggttgatttcttaaattttgttggtttttttgggttgattttctgggttgaatttctgggttgaatacttgattttttgtttgaatttctgggtttgaatttttgttcgaatttctgggttgaattttgtgttgatttttggattgatttttggattttttgggttcgaatttgttgattttttgggttgatttcttgaattttgttggtttttttgggttgattttctgggttgaatttctgggttgaattcttgatttttttgtttgaatctatctatataatatactaaaagagaggaaatcgatgtggtgatgacaaatgtcactacatgatttgcctctcttaaaataataattaatatttttattcaaaattagtttGTCTTATTTAAGGAAAATATGCACGGCAAATATAATTGATTTCAATTATATATCTTCAAGTTTCCGTGAACAACAATTATCCTAAAATATTCATGTATTATGTCTAACAATATTCATATATTTACCCATAAAATATTCATAAGAAAATACGTATAATTGAAAGACCAACTAAGCTATGTTCCATGTATGATACATTTCAAAACCTACTTCCAACCTGTAAAGTACAAGGAGCTTCACAAATACTAATTGCAAATCAAAGTTCAGTtatacataaaataattttcaaaaaagaTACAGATTTTCAAATCCTAGAGACAGTAACTCGCATGTAAAACCCACTAAATCAAAATTCATTATAAATTAGAATCAACCAATAAGATCTTGAAaccaattttaaaaattaagtcCTGAAGTTCTAATATTTCATTAACTATCTCAAGCAAAACCTCAACAATTAACCACATATAATCGGCGATTACTTAATTGATTACAATGTTGCATATATTTTTTCATTTATATATTActaaagagaggaaatcaatgtgtaGCACATAAAATGTCGCTCTCTTATTTACCTCtgttataaatataaaaaataaaatactatGGTGATATGGAGGATTCTTTCCATTACCCCCCTATATATTGTCTCTTTTCAAACAAAATTAGAGCATGTTTGGTATATTATTTCTGAAggatgaaaataaaaatatttaactaTTTTTATTACCTAATGTTTGGTATGAGAGCTATGATAACACAATCCCTTTTTTAATGGTATCCACTACCACCATTTCTTACCTCTCAACTTTATGGTAACAAAATTGTTACCTCCTCCATCACTATTTGTTAAAGTGACTCTTTTTCCAAGGTATATCAAACAACTTATCCATCAatctatatttatatatttatatactcTACTAAAATACATGGCACTCAGTCTGACGCTGAGAAGTGTCCccgtgtattttttttttttttaattctaatAATTAATGTCTTAAGTGATTGCCAATTCAAAAAAATTGTCCTATCATATCGAATATCCATATCTTTTACTTACACTCACAATCTGGTTGAAAACCTCTTTGGGATGACAACTATATATGGATATGTATTAACAATCTTTTAATTGTAGTTAAAATCTTGATTATTAATCCCAAAAAGAATATTTATAATGATATTGTATGACAGGTACGTACTATATTAACAAATTTTGCATATTTTGAAGACAAAAACTTAAAAAATAGGTGAATTAAAATAGACAAATACGTACTTACAGATAGTTGAATCTTAAGCTTGCCGTGTAATAGTAAAATTTGTGAGAATATTAATTTGACAgtcaaatattataaataagtaATACctacttcattattttaatatCATAGAATATTTTCACAAATATTTTGagatatctatctatatattatactaaaagagagaaaatcaaaaggAGGGtaataaatccaaggaaaaagTGATTTTCTTGAAAAAAGTGAATTtcttccttgaatttatcattTGCCGTAAAATAGTACCAGAATCTTAATTATAGAAAATAAAATGATATTGTACCCTAATAAGTAATTAGGATATGCAATATAATATTTCTATCGAATATTTCTTGGCATATTAAAGAAACTAATATTGTATCATAATTACAATACTTCGCATGCAatatattttttctatcaacAATTTCTTGGCAAATTTGTAGACTTATAATATACTTGGCCAATGGAAATATTCCTTTTATTCAATAGTTCCTTAATCTAAACAATGTAAGAGatttttagtttcattttatattttaaGCCTCTCTGTCTTTGATCATTTGATGGGTAATATATTTGCCTTTATTTTACATTGCAatttaatgaaaaaaaattTCCCGCAATTTCGGATAACGAAATCGATGTGGAGCTATGTCGCtctctgatttgcctctcttatacttgattcgatctaaaataaaataatccacTATCTCTTAGGATACCTATTttctattaaattaaaatatataagCTTACAATAACTTATCGCATAAAACTCCATAAAAAGACCATTGAAATGATTAAATTTTGACGGAGAGAGTACAtgttataatgttttgtttactACTCCATTATTCTAATA encodes:
- the LOC110777912 gene encoding hydrophobic protein RCI2A, which gives rise to MGAATFIDIILAILLPPLGVFFKYGCAVEFWICLVLTLLGYLPGIIYALWVIVK